A single window of Dendropsophus ebraccatus isolate aDenEbr1 chromosome 5, aDenEbr1.pat, whole genome shotgun sequence DNA harbors:
- the CHAMP1 gene encoding chromosome alignment-maintaining phosphoprotein 1 — protein sequence MEVLQKRNDLDCNRCSFHGTDYKSVQIHMGTIHPEFCEEIDTGGLGKLVFYQKSARLFHCHRCFFTSKMFSNVYYHILGQHAASDKLLDKAKPVTEPKSEQALSQGSERNDSESMVSEDEKSEEKFKLKDVKSEENDTLTSWPENVPCQVTQDNSDIEFKSSNSSSIEKERAIFPETKDSSCDPESSSSSDNLSTKKSAQGNIGADFSDVASSPSKDIPEFSDEDDEPALPGGIPHFSDDETVPQSKDAQESSEEDVLRDQSRGIEDISEDEMPLTEKHVDNISEVGSAPAQSKLEESSEEEEMSAPVKEMMEFSEDDDEEDNTALSKDDMDFSEEEEEAVKDRNVEATNASKIVMDFSEEDEATNASKNVMEFSEEEETTNASRNIMEFSEEEETPGLSKEIMEFSEDEDDDAAPAMSKSIMEFSEEEDSSPQSKDMPKYLEGNSTPTQSKDFEYGDAESSVLKGSSPFSEEESASVRPRDLVDKSKNSSVARLPGVARFSEYAGTPSWSKDGLDTSDSGDVSLSAPDTLDVSDDRDGFLKDEEMLKHIKRLKGRFQCMLCDYRPLKRGPIMHHLITRHNVPSPFICKTCGETFVVETHLKLHLASSHTKGLYKCGRCNFQTDHPRGFKKHQTHCDRFHKDDTSKPVVDLLEKDPEEH from the coding sequence ATGGAAGTCCTACAAAAGCGCAATGATCTGGACTGCAACCGGTGCAGTTTTCATGGTACAGATTACAAGAGTGTACAGATCCATATGGGAACTATACATCCAGAATTTTGTGAAGAAATCGATACTGGTGGTTTGGGAAAACTGGTGTTTTACCAAAAAAGTGCAAGATTGTTCCACTGTCACAGATGTTTTTTTACAAGCAAAATGTTTTCCAATGTGTATTATCATATCTTGGGTCAGCATGCAGCATCCGACAAGTTGCTGGATAAAGCAAAACCTGTCACAGAACCTAAATCAGAACAAGCTTTGTCACAGGGCTCTGAAAGAAATGATTCTGAAAGTATGGTCAGTGAAGATGAGAAGTCTGAGGAGAAGTTCAAGCTGAAAGATGTAAAATCTGAAGAAAATGACACGCTTACCTCTTGGCCAGAGAATGTGCCGTGCCAGGTTACTCAAGATAATTCTGACATCGAGTTTAAAAGCAGCAATAGCAGCAGCATAGAGAAGGAAAGAGCCATCTTCCCTGAAACGAAAGACTCCAGCTGTGATCCGGAATCTAGCAGTAGTAGTGATAACCTAAGCACAAAGAAATCAGCTCAGGGAAATATTGGGGCTGACTTTTCTGATGTCGCTTCTTCCCCTTCAAAAGATATTCCCGAGTTTTCAGACGAAGACGATGAACCAGCTCTGCCCGGTGGGATACCGCATTTTTCTGATGACGAAACTGTACCTCAATCAAAGGATGCTCAAGAGTCTTCAGAAGAGGATGTGTTACGTGACCAGTCTAGAGGGATTGAGGATATTTCTGAAGATGAAATGCCACTGACAGAAAAACATGTTGATAATATATCTGAAGTTGGAAGTGCTCCAGCTCAGTCAAAACTGGAAGAGTCatctgaagaagaggaaatgtcAGCACCAGTTAAAGAAATGATGGAGTTTTCTGAGGACGACGATGAGGAAGATAATACAGCTTTGTCAAAGGATGACATGGACTTctcagaagaagaggaggaggcagttaAAGATAGGAATGTGGAGGCCACTAACGCCTCTAAAATTGTCATGGATTTTTCTGAAGAGGATGAAGCCACAAATGCATCAAAAAATGTAATGGAGTTTTCAGAAGAGGAGGAAACCACAAATGCATCAAGAAATATAATGGAGTTTTCAGAGGAGGAAGAAACCCCAGGATTATCAAAGGAAATTATGGAGTTTTCAgaagatgaggatgatgatgcagCCCCAGCAATGTCAAAGAGCATTATGGAGTTTTCAGAAGAGGAGGACAGTTCTCCTCAATCTAAGGACATGCCCAAATATTTAGAGGGTAATTCAACGCCAACTCAGTCAAAAGACTTTGAGTATGGTGATGCGGAATCCTCTGTTTTGAAGGGGTCATCACCATTTTCAGAAGAAGAGAGCGCATCTGTACGTCCAAGGGACTTAGTAGATAAATCTAAGAATAGTAGTGTAGCACGCTTGCCTGGAGTTGCACGTTTTTCAGAGTATGCAGGTACTCCGTCATGGTCCAAAGATGGTCTTGACACTTCAGACTCTGGTGATGTTTCTTTAAGTGCTCCAGATACTTTGGATGTATCAGATGATAGAGATGGTTTTCTGAAAGATGAGGAAATGCTAAAACACATTAAACGTCTTAAAGGACGATTTCAATGCATGTTGTGTGACTATAGACCATTAAAAAGGGGGCCTATCATGCACCATTTGATCACCCGACATAATGTGCCTAGTCCTTTTATATGTAAAACATGTGGGGAGACATTTGTAGTGGAAACACATCTGAAACTCCATCTCGCATCTTCCCATACGAAGGGTTTGTATAAATGCGGTAGATGTAATTTCCAAACAGATCATCCAAGGGGTTTCAAAAAACACCAAACTCATTGTGACCGATTCCACAAAGACGATACAAGTAAGCCTGTTGTGGACCTTCTGGAAAAAGATCCTGAGGAGCACTGA